Below is a genomic region from Erigeron canadensis isolate Cc75 chromosome 7, C_canadensis_v1, whole genome shotgun sequence.
AGATATATTTAGGAGTGAGCACAAGTATTTATATGCGTGAGTTTTCCTCTGATTAAGTGAGCACAAGTATTTATATGCGTGAGTTTTCCTCTTCAGATAATCAGACCGTGATAGAGGTTTCTTATCGAGTGGTTTAGATTAAGGATTTATTTAACGAATGGGTTTTCTAGTATGAATTCAATTAAAACAACGTAagttaaacttttttatattcgTAAGtaattcacacttttaaaaaaaaattaaaagagaagCAACAGAAAGGATGAAAAAGTTAAGACTAATTAAGTCATATTCACACCATGCACCTATATATGCTTGTTTATGCATCCCTAGTCCCTACACCCAATTGATGAGTTAATtactaaaagaaaagaaatggtaaaactaatttgatttgattatttaATAATTGCAAAACAAAGAGACCAAGTCGTTTATAAAAGGAGTAAACAACGAAAGAGTTTAACTATTTATTCAAGTAATCCGAATAAAGGTCATGTCGTTAATTTAATCGAAGTATCGCTACTACACTTTTTGTCTTGTTTGACTACTCATGATAAACTTCACATCTCTTATAAGTTGTGGGTCCACATCAAAACGTATGATCACTTTACCAAACTATAAGGAAAAAGGTAATTCTATTTTCGTGGCAAATAAAATGACAAGGAatcaaatgaaatgaaatattaccaagttaaataaaaatgaatatagATAACCTTGCTTTTGGTTTGGTTCAACATCCCTTAAATAATAACTCCTTTACTAATTTTACATCTCTCAACTATAAAAAGACCTTCGctttagcattttcctaatTTCTTTTAGAACATAGATAACctttaatcaaataataatataactcgAAACCCTTTTGGGTAATAAAATCTCTTACGTTACTTATCTTAATTTATTACGTAGAAACCAATTACTGAGGAAGCTGGATTCGAGCAAAGAAGTAAAGAAGAATTGAAAGACAAACCCAAACAGTAAAAACCtacttatttaattagttatctCATGCTCCAAAAAATTTGACAGAGAAcattacaaaaaatattaaattttaaaacttttttaaaaaatcaattatatataggTGCAATTATAGGGTTTTATTTGCATATCATAGTGATTTTTTTACACTGGTATTGATCTATTGGATCCAAAAAATTTAGATAATGTTGGctgaaatgttttttttttttactataaaagcaaaactaaaagtttttatccatagttttttttgttttttttgaaaacatagAGCGTTTTTGGCCTTTCTCCACCCAAGTTGTATATATGTTGGATTGGCCAATGGGTAATTAATTTGCCATGActttaaaagaaattataaataatttatttttacgTAAAGTTTTAATTATGTCACTAAATGTAAGTTTTACCCGGGATGCTTTGAAGTCTGAAGTCTAAATTACAACTTTTCATTAACGATGAActcatttttgttttgtaacttaaaaaaaatgaaatatatacgTACGGATTACAATTTAATATAGCAAAAAGAACCATTCTTAAGTACGTATAAATTAATCCAAgaaaaaaagtggaaaaaaagaagaagttaaACAATCGGAATAATTGACTTAAGTATATGTTGTTGGGTTAGGTTAGACCCCATGAACATATATAGGTACTATAGTTGCAACTTAATTAACACGTCAATTAGTAGTTTAGTTATTCACCAAGTCCACTTCTACCGGTCCTAGATGGAGCCGTTTAACTAACACTTACTCAAGATTGACTCACCGGCCCTTTTATAATAACTCGATCTTTTGTAACGCCACCATTTATTCACTTCTTCAATTCAATACATATACAAAACATACACCATCTATAGatcaaatttaaataatttgtcACAATGGGGAACAATAACTCTAATGGCTTAGGAAAGGTCATACTTCCTAATGGAACCATTCAAGAATACACCAAACCAATGACCGTAGCCGAGCTCATGCTAGACCATCCACAACAAGCCGTGGTCGAGTTTGATCAAACGCTTACAAATGGAAAAAGACCAAAACCATTGCCTGCGGACGCAAAGCTAGAGACTAAAAAAGTCTACATGATGGTGCCTAAGAGAAGTGGGAAACCGATAGGGGAAATTTCATTAGAAGAAGCACGTAGGATTCTTTTGAAGGCGAATGTGGTTTTGAACACGGGGTCGTTTGGGTCAGCTTACACGGGGTTTCTTCCTTTGTTCGTGAGGATGTGTCCTGCGGCCGTGGTTAAGAGTAAGAAGAAAGTGAAAGTGGAAGAGAAGTCACAAGTTGTGGTGAAAAAATCAGGGTTGTTTAGGGAGGTGGATTTGGAATCAGAAGTTATGGAGAGTTATTTTTTGAGTAGGCAATTGTCTGGAAAAAATGCATGGAAACCTAGTTTGGATACTATTAAGGAAAAAGGTGTCACGGCTAAAATTCGACATTGGTTGctttgaattattattattattattatagtttaaaactataataatgaaaatatttatgtttttctttccaCTAGTTTCTAATCTATGGGTGTTGTGGGTGTGTGAACTATATATTAAGTGTTCAATCACAATATAGATAACAAATTTACTCTTTAAATACTGTTACTCAATCGAACATGAgtgattttgttttagtttttagtaCGGATTAATGTGATCTCATGGTAGGTTTAGAAATGATGGCAGGATAAGTCGATAAGACACGTTAGTAGGTTTCCGTCGGAATTTTCTATAGAATGTAAATAGAGGCTCACAAGTTTGAGAACTTATCAGAGCCAACAAGGCAATAAGCAAAATGGTTTGGGTATTGGGCCTAAACCTTCTAGGTTTATGGGCTTTTAAATGGAGCATTTAAACTTTAGATTTGAAATTGCGAACAAAACGGCCCATCAATTTATCTGAGAGGCTATTCAGCTATTCTTGATCCTACATtaaagaacttttttttttccaccggTTTCAAACCGATGGTTTAAAAATAACAGCCGCTATTGGACTCGATATCTAACACATCTTTGGATTAATAACTATATCATAACTATATCATTGATAACATTCCATTATGAGattaaataattactttttcATAATCATTTACATTATTAAAGGAACTAATTCGTGATTTTGTAAAACTATATTTTAGTCGCACATTTAACAAACCAATTGGTGTTTGTAGTTTACAATTGTTTAGTCGCAAATTTTAAATCCgggacggagcccgtacgactaaggtattggctatcacactctatgacctatcacctccaccatctaACTGTCACAATGCAC
It encodes:
- the LOC122606534 gene encoding uncharacterized protein LOC122606534; translated protein: MGNNNSNGLGKVILPNGTIQEYTKPMTVAELMLDHPQQAVVEFDQTLTNGKRPKPLPADAKLETKKVYMMVPKRSGKPIGEISLEEARRILLKANVVLNTGSFGSAYTGFLPLFVRMCPAAVVKSKKKVKVEEKSQVVVKKSGLFREVDLESEVMESYFLSRQLSGKNAWKPSLDTIKEKGVTAKIRHWLL